In Toxoplasma gondii ME49 chromosome II, whole genome shotgun sequence, the genomic stretch AATTATGGATACAGTGCAGTTTCCAGACGGTAATATGAAGTTTTCTCCCTGGCTGAGGAGCAAGCTGACTCTGATTGCTCTAATGTGTCTACGTTTTCGGTGTGCAATTTGTCATAGCAAGTTGCAACACACTATCTCTGTGTGCCGTGAGCAACACTGGTCAGCCCCTGCAGCCCTCAGCGACGACAGTGGCAGACATATTCTGTCGCAATTCCCCTGGTAAACACAGTCAACGAATCGCGGAAGGAAACATCAGATGTATGCACATGCGTCCCTGATAGACCCAAAAAGGTGCTACATCATCATCCGGAAGAAGGTGGTGACGACAGTTGACGTAACAATGGCAGGTGACAGCAGCGAGCCCAAAAGAGGACGCACATTTCGCTCTCCACCAGAGAATTGCGACTCGCCAAGACCTACCCTTATCCGCCAAGAGGATAGAGCTGCACAAATTGACAACCGGGAAAAGGCGGATACATAAGTCGTATGACAGTCCAGGTGTCCTACCTAATAGGGGTGATCGGTTGAACCTGAGTCAGTGTTGTGGTCCTGTCTCATTGCAGCACCATCTGGGGATATCCATACAGCTGTCTTTGGGACCTGATTTTCTGCATCATGTTCACAGTCTGACGTTCCACGTTACAGACGGTGCCCAGCACGTTGGTAACCCCCTAGCCACGTGGCTGTCGCACGTCGCCGCACACAAGTCTACCAAATGTAGCGGATGATTATTGCATGATGAGGTAACCAGACTGTGCTGGAAGCAGATGGAGGGTGTCTTCTGAGGGCCGACGACAACCCGTGTAAACAGTGAAGTTTCATCCGATTTGGCTatcgagagagaaatcaCAAAATGCAGTGGGGTTGTGGAGATCTCCCAGTTGTGTCCCTCGTTCACAGCGTTGTAGTAAGAGCCTGGGCCAATTCAAGGCAAAGCCTGCCACTGCAAATCAGGAGGAAAGTAGTCGTTTAGGACTGCAGTCAGAGCTGCCTATAGATGTGAAAATCGTTTTCTTGTTATCTGAGTTTGGCACCTGTGGCAGCGCCCCGAAAGCGTAGTCATAGCAACACGATTGTTGTCATATGTGGGTCCATCGTGTCCACGGTTGCCAGCCAATGGTTTGTTCCGCATTACGGCACCAGTAGTCCGCTTCACGGCCGTAATGCGAATGGAGAAAATACCGGTACAACATGAGACTAGATTCTTGGCGGCTCCACTGGGGAGCCCCACGGTCGCCACGTGAGAGGAAACGCTTGTGCATTTGAGGTTCATAACATATTTAGATTGAAAGTTTTCCTCTTGGTTCGAGACACATGGAACACACACGAGCACTCGGGATTTTGAGCAAAGCGGTGACAAACGGAGCGGTAGTTGATGGACTTACTTTGACAATGCTTCCGTGCAAAGAACGTTATCATCCGTTGTGCTCCAGCTGTGTATTTTGTGGTTAGAGACTACGGTAAAGGAGGCGGGAGGGTAGGGAAGGGGCATTACGCGAATATGTAGGGAATGAACTGCTGCACTTGGATGACCCCAGTCATGTCGTAGATGATGAGGAAGACGTCTTTATCCTTACAACCACTGCTACGACCGGTTACACTGAGCACCGGAAAACGCCTTGCTGCTTGGCATGGTTCGGCATCTGCATGTTGAAGGGCGTTTTGTAGCTGCTTTCTGATAGGACACCTGCGTTTTGGTGGCCCAGGAGCGACTTCCGGTTCGGCTTATAGATTTCTCTAAGCACACGTTCAAGTCTGTTTCTAGGAACCGTCCGTATTGCGCCGTCGAGACAGTTGGGATGGAACAGCTACAACGGCGGTCGTTGTCGCACGTTGTGATCCTACTCTCCTGTTGAGCCCCTGCTTTGGACTTACCCTTAAATGCGTAGTCGCTTGTTTGTTGCACTTTGCTCTTTTCGTTTCGATTCTGCTCAAAACACCTTTTTCGACACCATCATGCATTTGAGTTGGATGTGGTCCTTTCAGGTAGAATTCACCGTGTAGCAGTCCTCTAGAGTTCGCTCGTTGATTACCCCCTTAAATGTCTTTAGCGTGCGCTTGGTACGGGTGCGGTTACGGGTGCGGTTACGGGTGCGGGTACGGGTGCGGGAACGGGTGCGGGAACGGGTGCGTCTCCGGTTCTCAGTCGGGCCCGTCCGCCGAGGGCAAAAGGGGGGGAGAGGTGTTGATTCGTCGTTTGGTGTTGATTCTTCGTTTGGTGTCGGTCCTTCACTTGTATTCCACTCACTTACTTTCAAGCGCACGAACAGTTCCACTTTGAACGCAAATATAAACGAGGGAAATCGACTCATCTTACGATTAGGTTCCGTGTGTAAACAGCACAGACGCATTGACCGAGCGGTGTCCCCTTTCCGTGACCTGTGGGCTTGAACGCTTGAACGGTAGAGTGTCAAATTGTACCACGTCATCAACATGATGGTGAATACGTGCTCAGCGGCCATAATGGCCTTGTTCATCGGAGTTCTTTGCGCTCTGAGCTGCTGCTCTATTGAGAGTAGGGCGATGACGACTGGGGAAGTGACCTCTTCAGCACCAGCGGTCACAACTGGAGCTGCACACGCCGGAATGGAAAATGACTCGCTTACTGCTCTGAGGAAATTGAGGAGGTAGGATTAACATGTTGAGATGAAACGCTGACCCGCTCCAACGGAGGGACATATGAGTGTCCACGACGACGCTCCCTGTTACAACGTGGAGCATGAGCTACCAGAGAAAGTTAGTCACTGGGTGTTGGCGGCTGTTGGCAACCTTTGGGGGTCTTTTCTGCTGGGGTCCATACATTATGCTGCTGTTAACTCTGGGCATTCACCTTTCATGCGAAGTGCTGGTTTCCTGCCAAATTCGATACATACGATCAGTCTGTCGGCTCCAGTGGTTCTCCAATACAACTGaagatgtgtgtgtattGCATTACAGAAGCAGACAAAGCCCCAGCCAGAAAAGAACGGCGGTGATATCTGGCAAAAGGCTGGCGACTGTTACCACAGCAGCTGTTTTGCTGACAGCCGTCGTGGGGATGCTGATGGCATCTGGCAAGCTGCGACAGTGCCTGCACGCAATGATGAACCAGACCGGCGGCGAAATCGAAGGAAACAAAAAA encodes the following:
- a CDS encoding hypothetical protein (encoded by transcript TGME49_298080), with the translated sequence MSLACAWYGCGYGCGYGCGYGCGNGCGNGCVSGSQSGPSAEGKRGGEVLIRRLVLILRLVSVLHLYSTHLLSSARTVPL
- a CDS encoding Toxoplasma gondii family B protein (encoded by transcript TGME49_298090~Signal peptide predicted by SignalP 2.0 HMM (probability 0.975) with cleavage site probability 0.529 at residue 20~Predicted trans-membrane domain (TMHMM2.0):71-94); the encoded protein is MALFIGVLCALSCCSIESRAMTTGEVTSSAPAVTTGAAHAGMENDSLTALRKLRRSRQSPSQKRTAVISGKRLATVTTAAVLLTAVVGMLMASGKLRQCLHAMMNQTGGEIEGNKKRRLAEGNDESDKCRCVNATEDRVRVEPQRKVSVPSRSLGQGGAYRGCADIGERRGF